A genome region from Salvia splendens isolate huo1 chromosome 19, SspV2, whole genome shotgun sequence includes the following:
- the LOC121779118 gene encoding auxin-responsive protein IAA29-like: MKLDLSLSNTSTHNLARNDENKHKLDESFSDDEMTSNKRTLPLLIWNDNRNMDCGCVDVEEDAVVGWPPVNSRMRKVPEHHRRESTATNYVTVDNGGGGGGGGGGGGGGLNSMYVKVEMEGIGIARKINLGI, translated from the exons atGAAGCTTgacctctctctctcaaacacTTCCACTCACAATCTGGCGCGAAATGATGAGAACAAGCATAAACTTGATGAATCATTCTCCGATGATGAGATGACCAGCAACAAACGCACATTGCCGCTGTTGATTTGGAATGATAACCGGAATAT GGATTGCGGATGTGTTGATGTGGAAGAGGATGCGGTGGTGGGGTGGCCGCCGGTGAATTCGCGGATGCGGAAGGTGCCGGAGCATCACCGCCGCGAGAGCACCGCCACGAATTACGTCACGGTGGAtaacggcggcggcggcggcggcggcggtggaggaggaggaggaggattgAATTCGATGTATGTGAAAGTGGAAATGGAAGGGATTGGGATAGCGAGGAAGATTAATTTGGGGATTTAA